The Streptomyces spororaveus genome includes a region encoding these proteins:
- a CDS encoding SLC13 family permease, with amino-acid sequence MSDWHSWAAIAVFAGAYALIISEKVHRVAAALGGAGLMLAIGATDDGAAFHSDETGIDWNVIFLLLGMMMIVGVLRRTGLFEYLAIWSVKKARARPFRVMAMLIVITALASALLDNVTTVLLVAPVTLLVCDRLRLSPVPFLIAEVLAANIGGTATLVGDPPNIIIASRAGLTFNDFLVHLAPLCVVLVAVLVLLCRVMFAKHFVYDEKRAAELMDLREREAITEPRLLAQALGVLALVVAGFVLHPVLHYEPSVVALLGAGLLIAISKVETGEILGEVEWPTLAFFAGLFVMVGALIETGVIGSLAGSLAEAIGGNELGGSMVLLGGSAVLSGIIDNIPYVATMAPITSELVGDMGGDPDHVMWWALALGADLGGNATAIGASANVVVLGIAERNRHPISFWEFTKYGLVVTVATVALSALYLWLRYFALA; translated from the coding sequence GTGAGCGACTGGCACAGCTGGGCCGCGATCGCCGTCTTCGCCGGCGCGTACGCGCTGATCATCAGTGAGAAGGTGCACCGCGTGGCCGCGGCCCTGGGCGGGGCCGGGCTGATGCTGGCGATCGGTGCCACCGACGACGGCGCGGCCTTCCATTCCGATGAGACCGGCATCGACTGGAACGTCATCTTCCTCCTCCTGGGCATGATGATGATCGTCGGAGTGCTGAGGCGGACCGGGCTCTTCGAGTACCTGGCGATCTGGTCGGTGAAGAAGGCCAGGGCCCGGCCCTTCCGGGTGATGGCCATGCTGATCGTCATCACGGCGCTGGCCTCGGCTCTGCTCGACAACGTCACCACCGTGCTGCTCGTGGCACCCGTGACACTGCTGGTCTGCGACCGGCTGCGGCTGTCCCCCGTACCCTTCCTGATCGCCGAAGTACTGGCCGCGAACATCGGGGGCACGGCCACCCTCGTCGGGGACCCGCCGAACATCATCATCGCCAGCCGGGCCGGGCTCACCTTCAACGACTTCCTGGTCCACCTCGCCCCGCTGTGCGTCGTGCTCGTGGCCGTACTGGTTCTGCTGTGCCGGGTGATGTTCGCGAAGCACTTCGTCTACGACGAGAAGCGCGCGGCCGAGCTCATGGACCTCCGCGAACGCGAGGCGATCACCGAACCCCGGCTCCTGGCCCAAGCCCTCGGCGTCCTCGCGCTCGTCGTGGCGGGCTTCGTCCTGCACCCGGTGCTGCACTACGAGCCGAGCGTCGTGGCCCTGCTCGGCGCGGGCCTGCTCATCGCGATCTCCAAGGTCGAGACGGGGGAGATCCTCGGCGAGGTGGAGTGGCCCACGCTCGCCTTCTTCGCCGGGCTGTTCGTCATGGTCGGGGCGCTGATCGAGACCGGTGTCATCGGGAGCCTGGCCGGCTCCCTCGCGGAGGCGATCGGGGGGAACGAACTCGGCGGATCCATGGTGCTCCTGGGCGGATCCGCGGTCCTCTCGGGGATCATCGACAACATCCCCTACGTGGCCACCATGGCCCCGATCACCAGCGAGCTGGTCGGCGACATGGGAGGCGACCCCGACCACGTGATGTGGTGGGCGCTCGCGCTGGGCGCCGACCTCGGCGGCAACGCCACCGCCATCGGAGCCTCCGCCAACGTCGTGGTGCTCGGCATCGCCGAACGCAACCGCCACCCCATCAGCTTCTGGGAATTCACCAAGTACGGCCTCGTGGTCACGGTGGCGACGGTCGCCCTCTCCGCCCTCTACCTGTGGCTGCGCTACTTCGCCCTCGCCTAG
- a CDS encoding CBS domain-containing protein has product MPARDLAEPYPHVTTDDPAVDAARLLAEQNLPALLVLDTDGIPYAVVPGSQVVGQVVPEYVMEDPLLAAVIDERHADALAEGLAGRTVAEWLPRRTFKPLYVGPDAGVLQIAAVMARAHVPLVAVVERDSGEERGRLVGVVTAAALMRHFLAAGDQA; this is encoded by the coding sequence ATGCCAGCCCGTGATCTCGCCGAGCCCTACCCCCACGTGACCACCGACGACCCCGCCGTCGACGCGGCCCGGCTGCTGGCGGAGCAGAACCTGCCCGCCCTGCTGGTGCTCGACACCGACGGCATCCCGTACGCCGTCGTACCCGGTTCCCAGGTAGTGGGGCAGGTGGTGCCCGAATACGTGATGGAGGACCCGCTGCTCGCCGCCGTGATCGACGAGCGGCACGCGGACGCGCTCGCCGAGGGGCTGGCGGGCCGGACGGTCGCGGAGTGGCTGCCGCGCCGGACGTTCAAACCCCTGTACGTCGGCCCGGACGCGGGCGTGCTCCAGATCGCCGCCGTGATGGCCCGCGCGCACGTCCCGCTCGTCGCCGTCGTCGAGCGCGACAGCGGAGAGGAGCGCGGGCGTCTGGTGGGGGTCGTGACGGCCGCGGCCCTGATGCGGCACTTCCTCGCCGCGGGGGACCAGGCGTGA
- a CDS encoding cation:proton antiporter: MVLVVVFGIALLVAVLLSGLAARTVLSTSLLFLLGGALVSDGFLGLIHITSDSEIVGVTADLALFAVLFTDGMHVALPALRRNWTNPARALGLGMPLAMAGTALLTRYLVGLDWTTSFLVGAVLAPTDPVFASAIVGRKEVPAKLRQLLNVESGINDGLALPVVLILIAAAGPTSGKAQASVGEIALELAMGLAFGVVLPLGVAWLVRLRLLGAESKLQQLLPLATGVILYAACHLTHANPYLAAFSAGAVLASVSPEAKTAFEPLGEALAELAKFAALLVFGALLTPALFGDLSAGGYATVVLAIALIRPASLLVSLLGARIERREKLVAAWFGPKGFASVVYGLLVLQAGIPQGQEAYTLIAVCIAFSIIAHSSTDVPIARLFHVDGLAGIPTDPDRRNQTCLPHACDTPDQEKHHASP; this comes from the coding sequence ATGGTGCTCGTCGTTGTGTTCGGTATCGCTCTGCTCGTCGCGGTGCTGTTGTCCGGGCTCGCCGCCCGTACGGTGCTGTCGACCTCGCTGCTCTTCCTGTTGGGCGGGGCCCTGGTCAGCGACGGTTTCCTCGGGCTCATCCACATCACCTCCGACAGCGAGATCGTGGGCGTGACAGCGGATCTGGCCCTGTTCGCCGTGCTGTTCACGGACGGCATGCACGTCGCCCTCCCCGCATTGCGCCGGAACTGGACGAACCCCGCGAGGGCGCTGGGCCTCGGAATGCCGCTGGCGATGGCCGGCACGGCGCTGCTCACGCGCTACCTCGTCGGACTGGACTGGACGACCTCGTTCCTGGTCGGGGCCGTGCTGGCCCCCACCGACCCGGTGTTTGCCTCGGCGATCGTCGGCCGCAAGGAGGTCCCGGCGAAGCTGCGCCAGCTGCTCAACGTGGAGAGCGGCATCAACGACGGCCTCGCCCTGCCGGTCGTCCTCATCCTGATCGCCGCCGCAGGACCCACCTCCGGGAAGGCGCAGGCATCCGTCGGGGAGATCGCCCTGGAGCTCGCCATGGGCCTTGCCTTCGGGGTCGTCCTGCCGCTCGGTGTGGCCTGGCTGGTGCGCCTGCGCCTCCTCGGTGCGGAATCGAAGCTGCAGCAGCTGCTGCCGCTGGCGACCGGGGTCATCCTCTATGCCGCGTGCCACCTGACCCACGCCAACCCCTACCTGGCGGCGTTCTCCGCCGGCGCCGTGCTCGCCTCGGTCTCGCCGGAGGCGAAGACCGCCTTCGAGCCCCTCGGAGAGGCGCTGGCCGAACTCGCGAAGTTCGCGGCCCTGCTCGTCTTCGGCGCCCTGCTGACCCCGGCCCTGTTCGGGGACCTTTCAGCGGGCGGCTACGCGACCGTCGTCCTGGCCATCGCGCTGATCCGGCCGGCGTCGCTGCTCGTGTCGCTGCTGGGCGCGCGGATCGAGAGGCGCGAGAAGCTGGTCGCCGCCTGGTTCGGCCCCAAGGGCTTCGCCTCGGTGGTCTACGGCCTCCTCGTACTCCAGGCCGGGATTCCCCAGGGCCAGGAGGCGTACACACTGATCGCCGTCTGCATCGCCTTCTCGATCATCGCCCACAGCAGCACCGACGTGCCCATCGCCCGCCTCTTCCACGTCGACGGCCTCGCGGGCATCCCGACCGACCCCGACCGCCGCAACCAGACCTGCCTGCCTCACGCGTGCGACACGCCCGACCAGGAGAAGCACCATGCCAGCCCGTGA
- a CDS encoding SulP family inorganic anion transporter — MSSVARVRALRPDWLSDPRVWRTEVLAGLVVGLALIPEAISFSIIAGVDPAVGLFASFTMAVVISVVGGRSAMISAATGAVALVIAPLNREHGFGYLVAAVILAGVFQIVLGALGVARLMRFVPRSVMVGFVNSLAVLIFMAQVPELRNVPWPVYPLVGAGLALMVFFPRLTTLVPAPLVSIVILTVITVAAGIAVPAVGDKGALPSSLPMPGLPDVPFTLDTLTTIAPYAFAMALVGLMESLMTAQLVDEITDSRSSKTRESVGQGVANIVTGFFGGMGGCAMIGQTMINVKVSGARTRLSTFLAGVFLMVLCVVFGPVVSQIPMAALVAVMVMVCFATFDWHSVAPATLRRMPAGEIVVMVLTVVCVVATQNLAVGVVVGSVTAMVVFARRVARFAEVTSVTDPDGSTAVYAVTGELFFASANDLVGRFDYAGDPDRVVIDLSDAHVWDASSVAVLDAVETKYAARGKTVEITGLNRASADLHARLTGSVSGH; from the coding sequence ATGTCCTCTGTCGCGCGCGTGCGCGCCCTGCGCCCCGACTGGCTGTCCGATCCCCGAGTGTGGCGTACGGAGGTGCTCGCCGGCCTCGTCGTCGGGCTGGCGCTGATTCCCGAGGCGATCTCGTTCTCGATCATCGCCGGTGTGGACCCGGCCGTCGGACTCTTCGCCTCGTTCACGATGGCGGTGGTCATCTCCGTCGTGGGCGGCCGAAGCGCGATGATCTCCGCCGCCACGGGCGCAGTGGCGCTCGTGATCGCACCGCTGAACAGGGAGCACGGCTTCGGCTACCTGGTCGCGGCGGTGATCCTGGCAGGCGTCTTCCAGATCGTGCTGGGGGCGCTTGGCGTGGCCAGGCTGATGCGGTTCGTTCCCCGCTCGGTCATGGTCGGCTTCGTCAACTCCCTCGCCGTTCTGATCTTCATGGCGCAGGTGCCGGAACTGAGAAACGTCCCGTGGCCGGTGTACCCGCTCGTCGGGGCCGGTCTGGCGCTCATGGTGTTCTTCCCGCGGCTGACCACCCTGGTTCCGGCGCCACTGGTCTCCATCGTCATCCTCACCGTGATCACCGTCGCTGCCGGGATCGCGGTGCCCGCCGTGGGCGACAAGGGCGCACTGCCGAGTTCCCTGCCCATGCCGGGCCTGCCCGACGTCCCGTTCACCCTGGACACGCTGACGACCATCGCCCCCTATGCCTTCGCCATGGCGCTGGTGGGCCTCATGGAATCGCTCATGACGGCACAGTTGGTCGATGAGATCACCGACAGCCGTTCCTCGAAGACCCGCGAGTCCGTCGGCCAGGGCGTGGCCAACATCGTCACCGGGTTCTTCGGAGGCATGGGCGGCTGCGCGATGATCGGACAGACGATGATCAACGTGAAGGTGTCCGGCGCCCGCACCCGGCTCTCGACGTTCCTCGCCGGTGTGTTCCTGATGGTGCTGTGTGTCGTGTTCGGCCCGGTCGTCTCCCAGATCCCCATGGCCGCTCTGGTCGCCGTCATGGTGATGGTCTGCTTCGCCACCTTCGACTGGCATTCCGTCGCCCCCGCGACCCTCCGCCGGATGCCGGCCGGCGAGATCGTGGTCATGGTGCTCACCGTGGTCTGCGTCGTCGCGACCCAGAACCTCGCAGTCGGGGTCGTCGTCGGCTCGGTCACGGCCATGGTCGTCTTCGCCCGGCGCGTCGCCCGCTTCGCCGAGGTCACGTCCGTCACCGACCCCGACGGGTCCACGGCCGTCTACGCAGTGACCGGAGAGCTCTTCTTCGCCTCCGCCAACGACCTCGTCGGTCGGTTCGACTACGCCGGGGACCCCGACAGGGTCGTCATCGACCTCTCGGACGCGCACGTCTGGGACGCGTCCTCGGTCGCCGTGCTCGATGCCGTCGAGACGAAGTACGCGGCGCGCGGCAAGACGGTCGAGATCACGGGTCTCAACCGCGCCAGCGCCGACCTCCACGCCCGGCTCACGGGCTCGGTCTCCGGCCACTGA
- a CDS encoding flotillin family protein, with protein sequence MDAISLGFGILVAVVLLVVITLLLVVSRLFRKVEQGRALIISKTKKVDVTFTGAVVLPVLHKAEYMDISVKTIEIRRTGREGLICKDNIRADIHISFFVRVNKTVEDVIKVAQAIGTATASDKTAIQNFFAAKFSEALKTVGKQLDFVDLYTKREEFRDRIIQVIGTDLNGYHLDDAAIDFLEQTPMTQLDAANILDAQGIRKITELTTVEHVRTNEFQRTEEKEITRQNVDAREAILELERRQAEAEIKQRRDVETVRAREEAETARVQEEERLRAQGAFLRTEEQLGIQRENQAREVAVAAKNRERVIAVENERIEKDRMLEVIARERETQLTRIAADKEVETEKRDIAEVVRERIAVDRTVAEQEESIKKLRIVEEAERSRQAVVIAAEAEAQERLVKDIKAAEAGEAAAVHRAAEQLTLAEARVKAAELDARAKLRLAEGIQAETAAPGLAAVQVREKEADAIEKTGLAEAHATEARLKAQAEGTRAQAAADAAMIGEKLKAEAAGLTEKAAAMAALDEASRGHEEYRLRLAAEKEIRLAGLDVQRQVAEAQAMVVAAGLEKADINIVGGDSVFFDRLVSSISLGKGIDAFVQHSDTAQALAKPWLDGTSDFTEDITRVLGSVSTSDVQNLTVSALLMKLMQGGSAQAGPLGELLEKAGQLGLADMPLTKLGAGLNGSAKTKA encoded by the coding sequence ATGGATGCCATCTCCCTCGGCTTCGGCATACTCGTCGCCGTCGTCCTGCTCGTCGTCATCACGTTGCTTCTGGTGGTCAGCAGGCTGTTCCGCAAGGTGGAGCAGGGCCGGGCCCTGATCATCTCCAAGACGAAGAAGGTGGACGTCACCTTCACGGGCGCCGTCGTCCTGCCGGTGCTGCACAAGGCCGAGTACATGGACATCTCGGTGAAGACGATCGAGATCCGCCGGACCGGACGGGAGGGGCTGATCTGCAAGGACAACATCCGCGCCGACATCCACATCAGCTTCTTCGTCCGGGTCAACAAGACCGTCGAGGACGTCATCAAGGTCGCCCAGGCCATCGGCACGGCGACCGCCAGCGACAAGACGGCCATCCAGAACTTCTTCGCGGCCAAGTTCTCCGAAGCCCTCAAGACCGTGGGCAAGCAGCTCGACTTCGTCGACCTGTACACCAAGCGCGAGGAGTTCCGGGACCGGATCATCCAGGTGATCGGCACGGACCTGAACGGCTATCACCTCGACGACGCCGCCATCGACTTCCTCGAGCAGACGCCGATGACACAGCTGGACGCCGCCAACATCCTGGACGCCCAGGGCATCCGCAAGATCACCGAGCTGACGACCGTCGAGCACGTGCGCACGAACGAGTTCCAGCGCACGGAGGAGAAGGAGATCACCCGGCAGAACGTCGACGCCCGCGAGGCCATCCTGGAGCTGGAACGCCGCCAGGCCGAGGCCGAGATCAAGCAGCGCCGTGACGTCGAGACCGTCCGGGCCCGCGAGGAGGCCGAGACCGCCCGCGTGCAGGAGGAGGAGCGACTGCGCGCCCAGGGAGCCTTCCTGCGCACCGAGGAGCAGCTCGGCATCCAGCGGGAGAACCAGGCCCGTGAGGTGGCGGTCGCCGCAAAGAACCGCGAGCGGGTCATCGCGGTGGAGAACGAGCGCATCGAGAAGGACCGGATGCTGGAGGTCATCGCGAGGGAGCGCGAGACCCAGCTGACCCGGATCGCCGCCGACAAGGAGGTCGAGACCGAGAAGCGGGACATCGCCGAGGTCGTGCGCGAGCGGATCGCGGTGGACCGCACGGTCGCCGAACAGGAGGAGTCAATCAAGAAGCTCCGCATCGTCGAGGAGGCCGAGCGGTCCCGGCAGGCCGTGGTCATCGCCGCCGAGGCCGAGGCCCAGGAGCGCCTGGTGAAGGACATCAAGGCGGCGGAGGCGGGCGAGGCGGCGGCCGTGCACCGGGCCGCCGAGCAGCTCACGCTGGCGGAGGCCCGCGTCAAGGCCGCCGAGCTCGACGCCCGCGCCAAGCTCAGGCTCGCGGAAGGCATCCAGGCCGAGACGGCGGCGCCCGGGCTGGCCGCCGTACAGGTCCGTGAGAAGGAGGCCGACGCGATCGAGAAGACCGGCCTGGCGGAGGCGCACGCCACCGAGGCACGGCTGAAGGCCCAGGCCGAAGGCACCCGGGCGCAGGCCGCCGCGGACGCGGCGATGATCGGCGAGAAGCTGAAGGCGGAGGCCGCCGGTCTGACCGAGAAGGCCGCCGCGATGGCCGCCCTGGACGAAGCCTCGCGCGGGCACGAAGAGTACCGGCTGCGGCTGGCGGCGGAGAAGGAGATCCGGCTGGCCGGTCTCGACGTCCAGCGGCAGGTCGCCGAAGCACAGGCCATGGTGGTCGCGGCCGGGCTGGAGAAGGCCGACATCAACATCGTCGGCGGCGACTCGGTGTTCTTCGACCGGCTCGTCTCCTCGATCTCGCTCGGCAAGGGCATCGACGCGTTCGTCCAGCACTCCGACACCGCGCAGGCGCTCGCCAAGCCGTGGCTGGACGGCACGTCCGACTTCACGGAGGACATCACCCGGGTCCTCGGTTCGGTCTCGACCTCGGACGTGCAGAACCTGACCGTGTCCGCACTGCTGATGAAGCTGATGCAGGGCGGGAGCGCCCAGGCCGGGCCCTTGGGCGAGCTGCTGGAGAAGGCCGGCCAGCTGGGACTCGCCGACATGCCCCTGACCAAGCTGGGCGCCGGCCTCAACGGCTCGGCCAAGACCAAGGCCTGA